Within Rhipicephalus microplus isolate Deutch F79 chromosome 9, USDA_Rmic, whole genome shotgun sequence, the genomic segment TCGGTGTGCGCGCTGCCGGCGCTTGTTGTGACGCTTGCGACGGCGGCCGCCGCGCACATCTTCGTTGATGACTTCACGACGCGCCTGGCGCTCCACCTCAGCCGCCTTCTTGGCCTCGATGTTCTGCAGGGTCGGATAGCGTAGCCTGCGTTGGCGACGCCACTCTTCCACATCTTCGTCGGCGCCGACAGCTGCGGTGCGTCGAATGAATGGGCTATTGTGCTGCAACTTCTGGTGCAGCGCTACGACCGCTGGGCTGGCCTCGAAGCCGCAGTCGTCTCTCGGACACACAACGTGCTCCGCACGGTGGGCGGATAGATCAGCCTGGCTCGCAAACCCTTGATCACAGCTGTCGCAGCCGAAGTCCCACGCCGGTAAGCGACGCTTGGGTACACGTTGACCACTCGCGCCAGGGCCACGCTGTTGCTCAGATGTTTCCCTCGCGAAGCCGTCGTCGCGGATAACGCAAGGGCCCGGCGGTGCATCTTTCCCCAAAGCGGATGACGGACGGAATGGGTTGTCCAGCACGAATTTCTCAACCGCAGCCATTGCAGGATGAACACCTAACTTGAACCAAAACACGTGCACGCATAACGCACGTGCCGCCGCAGGTTTCTAAGGTTCCAATAATCGCTacagggggcgaaaaaatcaatAGCGGCGCGTCCCGCCCGGAAGCAAAGTCAGTAGATCTacgc encodes:
- the Nufip gene encoding nuclear FMR1 interacting protein 1; this translates as MAAVEKFVLDNPFRPSSALGKDAPPGPCVIRDDGFARETSEQQRGPGASGQRVPKRRLPAWDFGCDSCDQGFASQADLSAHRAEHVVCPRDDCGFEASPAVVALHQKLQHNSPFIRRTAAVGADEDVEEWRRQRRLRYPTLQNIEAKKAAEVERQARREVINEDVRGGRRRKRHNKRRQRAHRRASPVNRVHQPPWQPQRAAQPEPSPIEEEKAAPCEDEPDQITDSDGEQPNANGAKPPESSVSGVLASLMACYGSDDDETAVEDSSRQVQTNKQEASEEAPPPAPSKALPAKVKPAVRPKATSLAAGSAGWPHRRKLTLLQRLLASEMRRERNVILQCVHHVVDHDFFGQAGPKDT